From Diospyros lotus cultivar Yz01 chromosome 4, ASM1463336v1, whole genome shotgun sequence, a single genomic window includes:
- the LOC127800242 gene encoding protein RADIALIS-like 4 gives MASSSVTSWTRRENKQFEEALAFFDKDTPDRWQNIARAVGGKTVEEVKRHYEILVKDIIQIESDKIPLPNYRSTGRSGRR, from the coding sequence ATGGCATCAAGTTCTGTCACTTCTTGGACACGGAGGGAGAACAAGCAATTTGAAGAGGCTCTAGCCTTCTTCGACAAGGACACCCCAGATCGCTGGCAAAACATAGCCAGGGCTGTGGGTGGGAAGACGGTGGAGGAAGTGAAGCGCCATTATGAGATCCTTGTGAAGGACATCATACAAATTGAATCTGACAAAATACCTTTGCCCAATTACAGGTCTACAGGGAGAAGTGGTAGAAGATAA